From Nitratidesulfovibrio vulgaris str. Hildenborough, a single genomic window includes:
- a CDS encoding N-acetylneuraminate synthase family protein — translation MKLLELFAHRPVPADGIARPYVIAEAGVNHEGSMDIARRLIDEACEGGADAIKFQTYKAATLASKDSPAYWDTTKEPTKSQYELFTRHDKFWKGEFEALKRHCDTAGIEFLSTPFDVESAGFLDDLMDVFKISSSDITNKPFIRFLCDFKKPIILSTGAAYLHEIAEAVSWIEEKGNPLALLHCVLNYPTDDVNAGLGMIPVLRQHFPQHLIGYSDHTLPRDMKVLEVATLLGATILEKHFSHDKTLPGNDHYHAMDKDDLKVFRTNMERVTGMVGPCNITSLPSEEPARRNARRSLVAARAIPAGKVLEPADLTWKRPAHGISPRCYDEVVGMKARADIAEDTVLKWGHLE, via the coding sequence ATGAAACTTCTCGAACTGTTCGCACACCGCCCCGTCCCCGCCGACGGCATCGCACGGCCCTATGTCATCGCCGAAGCGGGCGTGAACCACGAAGGCAGCATGGACATCGCGCGCCGCCTCATCGACGAGGCGTGCGAAGGCGGTGCCGACGCCATCAAGTTCCAGACCTACAAGGCGGCCACGCTCGCATCCAAGGACTCTCCGGCCTACTGGGACACCACCAAGGAACCCACCAAGAGCCAGTACGAGCTGTTCACCCGCCACGACAAGTTCTGGAAGGGCGAGTTCGAGGCCCTGAAGCGACATTGCGACACGGCGGGCATCGAGTTCCTCTCCACGCCGTTCGACGTGGAGTCGGCAGGTTTCCTCGACGATCTCATGGACGTGTTCAAGATCTCCTCGTCGGACATCACGAACAAGCCGTTCATCCGCTTCCTGTGCGACTTCAAGAAGCCCATCATCCTCTCCACCGGGGCCGCCTACCTGCATGAGATCGCAGAGGCCGTGTCGTGGATCGAAGAGAAGGGCAACCCGCTGGCGTTGCTGCACTGCGTGCTGAACTACCCCACCGACGACGTGAACGCGGGCCTCGGCATGATCCCCGTGTTGCGCCAGCACTTCCCGCAGCACCTCATCGGCTATTCCGACCACACCCTCCCGCGTGACATGAAGGTGCTCGAAGTGGCCACGCTGCTCGGTGCGACCATCCTCGAAAAGCACTTCAGCCACGACAAGACCCTGCCGGGCAACGACCACTACCACGCCATGGACAAGGACGACCTCAAGGTCTTCCGCACGAACATGGAGCGCGTCACCGGCATGGTGGGCCCGTGCAACATCACCTCGCTGCCCTCCGAGGAACCGGCACGCCGCAACGCCCGCCGCAGCCTCGTGGCCGCCCGCGCCATTCCCGCGGGCAAGGTGCTCGAACCCGCCGACCTGACGTGGAAGCGTCCGGCCCACGGCATCAGCCCCCGCTGCTATGACGAGGTCGTGGGCATGAAGGCACGCGCCGACATCGCCGAAGACACCGTCCTGAAATGGGGCCATCTCGAATAG
- a CDS encoding acyltransferase, with amino-acid sequence MSGRLRNALHKIRDRGLTPRDLFSYGCIAGHRLLSGAWGTLMLRAKAGCLGITVGKGCECFGTVILSRWPGSRIELGDGVSIISSSRRCTSATIHAPTRLRTFAPTARIILEDGVSLNGTAITARSRTIRIGKGTMVAPNCVITDSDFHAMWPPETRLDTPAFERDADVTIGQHVWLGMRCIVLKGVTIGDGAIVAAGSVVTRDVPPATLVAGVPARVVRHLP; translated from the coding sequence ATGTCCGGCAGACTTCGCAACGCACTGCACAAGATACGCGACCGCGGCCTCACCCCGCGCGACCTCTTCAGCTACGGCTGTATCGCGGGGCATCGCCTGCTTTCCGGGGCATGGGGCACGCTCATGCTGCGGGCCAAGGCCGGTTGCCTCGGCATCACCGTCGGCAAGGGCTGCGAGTGCTTCGGCACGGTCATCCTCTCGCGCTGGCCGGGCAGCCGCATCGAACTCGGCGACGGGGTGAGCATCATCTCCTCGTCACGGCGCTGCACTTCTGCCACCATCCACGCCCCCACGCGACTTCGCACCTTCGCGCCCACGGCACGCATCATCCTCGAGGACGGCGTGAGTCTCAACGGCACGGCCATCACCGCCCGGTCGCGCACCATCCGCATCGGCAAGGGCACCATGGTCGCGCCCAACTGCGTCATCACCGACTCCGACTTCCACGCCATGTGGCCCCCCGAGACGCGGCTGGACACACCCGCCTTCGAACGCGATGCCGACGTGACCATCGGTCAACATGTCTGGCTGGGGATGCGCTGCATCGTGCTCAAGGGCGTGACCATCGGTGACGGAGCCATCGTGGCGGCAGGCAGCGTGGTCACACGCGACGTTCCCCCCGCGACACTGGTGGCGGGCGTACCCGCCCGCGTGGTACGACATTTGCCGTGA
- a CDS encoding lipopolysaccharide biosynthesis protein, producing MAQPQQTLAKRYAYKLLANVASIPVYLTMEAILPRALGPKAYGDYSFATNMFQQFTGFLDMGTSTCFYNALSRRQQEFGLVSFYLRATALMLVVTMLSSGLAFVPVLGDWLLPGVPAWIVPLAALWAFLTWWGRVLRSMNDALGVTVSSEMVRTAVNLGSVAVLAGLFWAGWLNMGVLFAQQYATLLLLAAGFGLVLRGCWQKPDFTLDREARRAYTREFWTYSSPLFVQALASTVFLVAERWLLQTFEGSVQQGFFALSQKVGIACFLFVSAMTPLVMRELSIAYGNKDLKEMGRLLDRFAPLLFTVAGYFSCFTAVEAPAVVAIFGGAQYAAAIVPVQIMALYPVHQGYGQLAGAVFYSMGRTRTMRNIAVTEYCIGFCMSWLLLAPASHFGFGLGATGLAIKTVLLQFVSVNFMLWVGSRMIPMHFWRNVAHQAGALAFLVGAAWLCRTGTMAMGLGDATAIVRFFVSGVLYSCIVGGGVLLFPPLAGLTRADLTGLATRALGRLRRNR from the coding sequence ATGGCCCAACCCCAGCAGACACTCGCCAAACGCTACGCCTACAAGCTGCTTGCCAACGTCGCCAGCATCCCCGTGTACCTGACGATGGAGGCCATACTGCCTCGCGCCCTCGGCCCCAAGGCCTACGGCGACTACAGTTTCGCCACCAACATGTTCCAGCAGTTCACGGGCTTCCTCGACATGGGCACCTCGACCTGCTTTTACAACGCCCTGTCACGGCGACAGCAGGAATTCGGCCTCGTCTCCTTCTACCTTCGCGCCACCGCCCTCATGCTGGTGGTGACCATGCTCTCATCGGGGCTGGCCTTCGTGCCTGTGCTTGGCGACTGGCTGTTGCCGGGTGTTCCGGCATGGATAGTGCCGCTGGCCGCGCTGTGGGCCTTCCTCACATGGTGGGGGCGCGTGCTGCGTTCCATGAATGACGCGCTGGGTGTCACGGTCTCCAGCGAGATGGTGCGCACGGCGGTGAACCTCGGTAGCGTGGCCGTTCTTGCGGGACTGTTCTGGGCCGGGTGGCTCAACATGGGGGTGCTCTTCGCGCAGCAGTACGCCACGCTTCTCCTGCTGGCGGCGGGGTTCGGCCTCGTCCTGCGCGGCTGCTGGCAGAAGCCCGACTTCACTCTCGACCGCGAGGCGCGACGCGCCTACACCCGCGAATTCTGGACGTACAGTTCGCCCCTCTTCGTGCAGGCGTTGGCCTCAACGGTGTTTCTCGTGGCGGAACGCTGGCTGCTCCAGACCTTCGAAGGCAGCGTGCAGCAGGGATTCTTCGCCCTCTCGCAGAAGGTGGGCATCGCCTGCTTCCTGTTCGTTTCCGCCATGACCCCGCTGGTCATGCGCGAGCTGTCCATCGCCTACGGCAACAAGGACCTCAAGGAGATGGGCAGGCTGCTCGACCGCTTCGCCCCCCTGCTCTTCACCGTGGCGGGCTACTTCTCGTGCTTCACCGCCGTCGAAGCCCCCGCCGTGGTGGCCATCTTCGGCGGAGCGCAGTATGCGGCGGCCATCGTGCCTGTGCAGATAATGGCCCTGTACCCCGTGCATCAGGGCTACGGGCAACTGGCAGGCGCGGTGTTCTATTCCATGGGGCGCACCCGCACCATGCGCAACATCGCCGTCACCGAGTACTGCATCGGGTTCTGCATGTCGTGGCTGCTGCTTGCCCCTGCCTCGCACTTCGGCTTCGGCCTCGGGGCCACCGGGCTTGCCATCAAGACCGTGCTGCTCCAGTTCGTCTCCGTCAATTTCATGCTCTGGGTGGGCTCGCGCATGATACCCATGCACTTCTGGCGCAACGTCGCCCATCAGGCCGGGGCGCTGGCCTTCCTCGTCGGTGCGGCGTGGCTGTGCCGCACGGGCACGATGGCGATGGGCCTCGGCGATGCCACGGCCATCGTCCGCTTCTTCGTCTCGGGCGTGCTCTACTCGTGCATCGTAGGCGGCGGGGTTCTCCTGTTCCCGCCTCTCGCAGGCCTGACACGGGCCGACCTGACCGGGCTTGCCACGCGCGCCCTCGGCAGACTGCGTCGCAACAGATAA
- a CDS encoding methyl-accepting chemotaxis protein produces the protein MLRNYSIATRMTALFTVMALCIVCIVAAFYGTIARVTAAGVSTSQTMLLDEQKNRIQSITHSTALSLEVLTARVQTDEEKLAIIADAIEKARFESDNSGYFFVYTGTVNAAHPTQKQLIGKDLGNTTDREGVYYVRELARVAASGGGFVTFVFPKPGKGDLSKLGYAEAIPGTRYWIGTGIYIDNIDAARETLHATMTDISQRETLITLGVVLAVLLLLGVPAAMALTRSIVRPLAAATHAATRITAGELDITLDTSGRDEAATLQRALADMVTTLRDNFAALHAKEAEAQRQTQSALEAAARADEMARVALASREGMSSTAVRLGEVTTDLDTDSHRLAALSGSINSGSGIQLQRVGETATAMSQMNATVLDVAHSAAGAAEQTALTRDKAREGVDSVKATLDAMQSLDTVATGLADDMRKLDAQSAAIDKVVNVINDIADQTNLLALNAAIEAARAGEAGRGFAVVADEVRKLAEKTMQATGEVGITVRNIQTLTRSNVASMEDALKAIRAAAERSGQSAATLGEILRMTDAAAAQVQAIAAAAEEQSAASEQITRSIAEIDAVARDNGSLLSEADTAIRGIEDKTGILRGLMADLNDKARS, from the coding sequence ATGCTACGCAACTATTCCATCGCCACACGCATGACGGCGCTCTTCACCGTCATGGCGCTGTGCATCGTCTGCATCGTAGCGGCCTTCTACGGCACCATCGCCAGAGTGACAGCCGCAGGTGTCTCCACCTCGCAGACCATGCTGCTTGACGAACAGAAGAACCGCATCCAGTCCATCACCCACTCCACGGCCCTGTCGCTGGAGGTACTCACCGCCCGCGTACAGACCGACGAGGAGAAACTCGCCATCATCGCCGACGCCATCGAGAAGGCGCGTTTCGAAAGCGACAACTCCGGCTACTTCTTCGTCTACACGGGTACGGTCAACGCCGCCCACCCGACCCAGAAACAACTCATCGGCAAGGACCTCGGCAACACCACCGACCGCGAAGGCGTGTACTACGTACGTGAACTCGCGCGGGTGGCGGCGAGCGGCGGCGGGTTCGTCACCTTCGTCTTTCCCAAACCGGGCAAGGGCGACCTCTCCAAACTGGGATATGCCGAGGCCATTCCCGGCACACGCTACTGGATTGGCACGGGCATCTACATCGACAACATCGACGCCGCGCGCGAGACCCTGCACGCCACCATGACGGACATCAGCCAGCGCGAGACCCTCATCACCCTCGGTGTGGTGCTTGCGGTGCTGCTGCTTCTGGGCGTCCCCGCAGCCATGGCCCTGACCCGTTCCATCGTGCGGCCCCTCGCTGCGGCGACCCATGCCGCCACGCGCATCACGGCGGGTGAACTCGACATCACCCTCGACACGTCGGGCAGGGATGAGGCCGCCACCCTGCAACGCGCCCTCGCCGACATGGTGACGACCCTGCGCGACAACTTCGCAGCACTCCATGCCAAGGAGGCCGAGGCGCAACGCCAGACCCAGAGTGCCCTTGAAGCGGCTGCCCGTGCGGACGAGATGGCCCGTGTGGCCCTCGCCTCCCGCGAGGGGATGTCCAGCACCGCCGTGCGCCTCGGCGAGGTCACGACCGACCTCGACACCGACTCGCACCGTCTTGCCGCCCTGTCGGGTTCCATCAACAGTGGGTCCGGCATCCAGTTGCAACGGGTGGGCGAGACCGCCACGGCCATGAGCCAGATGAACGCGACGGTTCTCGACGTGGCCCACAGTGCTGCAGGCGCAGCCGAACAGACGGCCCTCACCCGCGACAAGGCCCGCGAGGGGGTCGACTCGGTCAAGGCCACGCTCGATGCCATGCAGTCGCTTGACACCGTGGCCACAGGTCTGGCCGACGACATGCGCAAACTCGACGCCCAGTCCGCCGCCATCGACAAGGTGGTCAACGTCATCAACGACATCGCCGACCAGACGAACCTGCTGGCCCTCAACGCCGCCATCGAGGCGGCCCGTGCGGGCGAGGCGGGACGAGGGTTCGCCGTCGTGGCCGACGAGGTGCGCAAGCTTGCCGAGAAGACCATGCAGGCCACCGGCGAGGTGGGCATCACCGTGCGCAACATCCAGACACTTACCCGTTCCAACGTGGCGAGCATGGAAGATGCCCTGAAGGCCATCCGCGCCGCTGCCGAGCGTTCCGGACAGTCCGCCGCCACCCTCGGTGAGATTCTGCGCATGACAGACGCCGCAGCGGCACAGGTTCAGGCCATCGCCGCAGCAGCCGAGGAACAGTCCGCCGCATCGGAGCAGATAACCCGCAGCATCGCCGAGATAGACGCCGTCGCACGCGACAACGGCTCGCTGCTGTCTGAGGCCGATACGGCCATCCGGGGCATCGAGGACAAGACGGGCATCCTGCGCGGCCTCATGGCCGACCTCAACGACAAGGCCCGTAGCTGA
- a CDS encoding LIC12162 family transferase, whose translation MSDSTARRVLVLGAAPEDATPETHIMAGPWAFAGQEERFPGWETSFTICPPPFADPDLLAQAQDEAHTYAISRIDDIALRLGAHHGADLPRAFWEVALIPWLALCGQLLVERQRRVQDMLRLFGDEELEVTLLPGDCAFSFHSTHDFVLHGAQDNLFNHWVFSRMIEGMVPAAWTVRWAQPVTRHCGAPEKGLRHMARTLLYKLPFPRVKGFSTRRSLLYSLALMANRNSADNTIPLDRLRGRMPQWCFDPDTVLLPSIPRSFYTTPLPRRVKPAARPGIRVASVASFYDDPYRFHLAAARAAGTRLVFIQHGGNYGHVRTYGTSPVYEYNQHAFLTWGWTSHGPHKGNFVPVPHAQLQELRGRHRDESGRLILVGAEMSTFNYRLDSKPQPFEFTHYRNDKVTFLEALPEATRKATLYRPYFETRSGLEDAPWVLRRVPDVERCTGSLDDHMLRCRLLVLDHHGTTLELAMAADVPMVLFWNMQHWRVCPETEEALGWLEEAGIYHRTPAAAAAHIARIWDDVPGWWHSAPVREARARWSARYALTTDDDFDRVWTQTLRTL comes from the coding sequence ATGAGCGACAGCACCGCACGCCGCGTCCTCGTCCTCGGGGCCGCCCCCGAAGACGCCACGCCCGAGACGCATATCATGGCGGGGCCGTGGGCCTTCGCCGGTCAGGAGGAACGCTTTCCCGGCTGGGAGACATCCTTCACCATCTGCCCGCCGCCCTTCGCCGACCCCGACCTTCTGGCACAAGCGCAGGACGAGGCCCACACCTATGCCATCAGCCGCATCGACGACATCGCCCTGCGGCTGGGCGCGCACCACGGTGCCGACCTGCCACGCGCCTTCTGGGAGGTGGCCCTCATCCCGTGGCTGGCACTCTGCGGACAGTTGCTGGTGGAACGGCAACGTCGCGTACAGGACATGCTACGCCTCTTCGGTGACGAAGAACTTGAAGTCACCCTGCTGCCCGGCGACTGCGCCTTCTCCTTCCACTCGACGCACGATTTCGTCCTCCACGGCGCACAGGACAACCTGTTCAACCACTGGGTCTTCTCGCGCATGATCGAGGGCATGGTCCCGGCGGCGTGGACCGTGCGCTGGGCGCAACCCGTCACGCGCCATTGCGGCGCTCCCGAGAAGGGCTTGCGCCACATGGCGCGCACCCTGCTCTACAAACTGCCATTCCCCCGCGTGAAGGGCTTCTCCACCCGTCGTTCGCTGCTGTATTCGCTGGCCCTCATGGCCAACCGCAACTCCGCCGACAACACGATACCCCTCGACAGGCTGCGGGGCAGGATGCCGCAGTGGTGCTTCGACCCCGACACGGTACTGTTGCCGTCCATCCCGCGCAGCTTCTACACCACGCCGCTCCCGCGCCGCGTGAAGCCCGCTGCCCGTCCCGGCATCCGTGTCGCCAGCGTCGCCAGCTTCTACGACGACCCCTACCGCTTTCATCTCGCCGCCGCACGCGCTGCCGGCACCCGGCTGGTCTTCATCCAGCATGGCGGCAACTACGGGCATGTCCGCACCTACGGCACATCGCCCGTCTACGAGTACAACCAGCACGCCTTCCTCACATGGGGGTGGACCTCGCACGGGCCGCACAAGGGCAACTTCGTACCCGTGCCCCACGCGCAGCTTCAGGAGTTGCGCGGCAGGCACCGGGACGAAAGCGGCAGGCTCATCCTCGTGGGCGCGGAGATGAGTACCTTCAACTACAGACTCGACTCCAAGCCGCAGCCTTTCGAATTCACGCACTACCGCAACGACAAGGTGACGTTCCTCGAAGCCCTGCCCGAAGCCACCCGCAAGGCCACCCTGTACCGGCCCTACTTCGAGACCCGTAGCGGACTCGAAGACGCGCCATGGGTGCTGCGACGGGTGCCTGACGTGGAACGCTGCACGGGCAGCCTCGACGACCACATGCTCCGTTGCCGTCTGCTTGTCCTCGACCACCACGGCACAACCCTTGAACTGGCCATGGCCGCCGACGTACCCATGGTGCTGTTCTGGAACATGCAACACTGGCGCGTGTGCCCCGAGACGGAAGAGGCCCTCGGCTGGCTTGAGGAGGCGGGCATCTATCACCGCACCCCTGCGGCTGCGGCAGCGCACATCGCCCGCATCTGGGACGACGTTCCCGGCTGGTGGCACTCCGCCCCGGTACGCGAGGCACGCGCCCGGTGGTCCGCCCGCTATGCCCTGACCACCGACGACGATTTCGACAGGGTATGGACGCAGACCCTGCGGACCCTCTAG